In Burkholderia sp. PAMC 26561, the following are encoded in one genomic region:
- a CDS encoding IS3 family transposase (programmed frameshift), with the protein MSEKNVPNRRYTEEFREEAARLANSVGHNEAARRLGVPVATIGNWARLQLKQGVVSVAEVAVPAPRTKPAVSELEAENSRLRKELASAKLDIEILFKSDGILREGVAVKYAWIDASRDRYAVSRLCRLLCVSRSGYCQWRVRGPSARALRRTEFDAHVAAEHARSRATYGRPRLVKELNARGVKTGAERVRRSLVRQGLRPVYRRRWLATTDSAHRLPVAPNVLDRRFDGWDVNQAWVSDITYLPTAEGWLYLAAILDLGSRRIVGWSMSERIDAELVSNALRSAYWQRRPGSGLILHSDRGSQYASWRYRELVSQYHMTMSMSRRANAWDNAPMESFFKTLKVEQTSRCRYETRAQARLDVVDWIEGFYNRQRIHSSIGYRTPCDYETAQKAA; encoded by the exons ATGAGCGAAAAGAATGTACCGAATCGTCGCTACACGGAGGAATTCCGAGAGGAGGCGGCGCGGCTGGCGAATTCTGTCGGGCATAACGAGGCGGCACGGCGTCTGGGCGTGCCGGTGGCGACGATCGGAAATTGGGCGCGGCTACAGTTGAAACAAGGTGTAGTGAGCGTTGCTGAAGTTGCGGTGCCAGCGCCCCGCACGAAGCCAGCGGTCTCAGAGCTGGAGGCGGAAAATAGCCGGCTTCGCAAGGAGCTGGCGAGTGCAAAGTTGGATATAGAAATACTCT TCAAAAGCGACGGCATACTTCGCGAAGGGGTCGCGGTGAAGTATGCATGGATCGACGCTAGCCGCGACCGATACGCTGTCAGCAGGCTTTGCCGGTTGCTGTGCGTTTCACGCAGCGGCTACTGTCAGTGGCGTGTGCGAGGGCCAAGCGCGCGGGCGCTGCGGCGTACTGAATTCGATGCTCACGTAGCCGCCGAGCACGCGCGAAGCCGGGCCACGTACGGTCGTCCACGACTGGTTAAAGAACTGAACGCACGAGGTGTGAAAACCGGTGCGGAACGTGTACGACGCAGCCTTGTGCGTCAAGGACTGCGTCCAGTCTACCGCCGGAGGTGGCTTGCGACGACTGACTCGGCTCATCGTTTGCCGGTAGCGCCAAACGTACTGGACAGACGATTCGACGGCTGGGATGTGAATCAGGCGTGGGTGAGTGATATCACGTATTTGCCCACCGCAGAGGGGTGGCTGTACTTGGCCGCGATTCTGGACCTGGGCAGTCGCAGAATTGTGGGATGGTCAATGTCCGAGCGCATTGATGCCGAACTGGTCTCTAATGCTTTACGATCGGCGTATTGGCAGCGTCGTCCAGGATCAGGGTTGATTTTACATTCGGACCGCGGCAGTCAATATGCAAGCTGGCGCTACAGGGAATTGGTCAGTCAGTACCACATGACGATGTCGATGAGTCGGCGCGCAAACGCCTGGGATAACGCACCAATGGAAAGCTTCTTCAAGACGTTAAAAGTCGAGCAAACGTCGCGATGTCGGTACGAAACACGCGCGCAGGCGCGCCTAGATGTAGTCGATTGGATCGAAGGATTTTACAATCGACAGCGCATCCATTCGTCGATCGGTTACCGGACACCGTGCGATTACGAGACCGCACAAAAAGCAGCGTGA